A single window of Betaproteobacteria bacterium DNA harbors:
- the xerC gene encoding tyrosine recombinase XerC yields the protein MSEVPNTALRELFLAHLAHERALSPHTQESYGRDIEKLYKLAGGMDLREVATQHIRLFLGRLRSQQLAPRSMARTLSAWRTFFRYLIRDHGFTRNPCQGLRAPKAGKRLPKSLSPDEASRLMEIEAGDDVAIRDRAMLELFYSSGLRLSELTSLTLDQLGLDEGIVRVIGKGNKTRIVPVGTQAQSALRDWLVIRPRFLKTETRCVFLGLRGKGISPSTVQARLAYWSKQTALGRHVHPHMLRHSFASHVLQSSGDLRAVQEMLGHASISSTQVYTHLDFQHLANVYDAAHPRAKKKGGVRGEG from the coding sequence ATTTCGGAAGTACCGAACACTGCCTTGCGCGAGCTGTTTCTCGCCCACCTCGCCCACGAGCGTGCTTTAAGCCCGCACACGCAAGAGAGCTACGGCCGCGATATCGAGAAGCTATACAAGCTGGCCGGCGGCATGGACCTCAGGGAGGTCGCCACCCAACATATACGCCTATTCCTGGGCCGACTGCGCTCGCAACAGCTGGCCCCACGAAGCATGGCGCGAACCCTTTCGGCATGGCGAACCTTCTTTCGCTACCTGATCCGCGACCACGGTTTTACGCGCAATCCTTGCCAGGGCCTGCGCGCGCCCAAGGCCGGCAAGCGCCTGCCCAAATCCCTTTCTCCAGACGAAGCGAGCCGCCTGATGGAAATCGAAGCGGGCGATGACGTAGCCATCCGCGACCGGGCCATGCTTGAATTGTTCTACTCCTCGGGACTGCGTTTGTCGGAGCTGACCTCGCTCACCCTCGACCAACTTGGATTGGACGAAGGCATTGTTCGCGTCATAGGCAAGGGCAATAAGACGCGTATTGTCCCCGTGGGCACGCAAGCTCAAAGCGCTCTTCGAGATTGGCTGGTCATCCGGCCGCGTTTTTTGAAAACAGAAACCCGGTGCGTATTTTTAGGTTTGAGAGGCAAGGGCATCAGCCCCAGCACCGTCCAAGCGCGGCTGGCCTACTGGTCAAAGCAAACCGCGCTCGGCCGCCACGTACACCCGCACATGCTGCGCCACTCCTTCGCTTCCCACGTGTTGCAGTCAAGCGGCGATCTACGCGCCGTGCAAGAGATGCTGGGCCATGCCAGTATTTCGAGCACGCAGGTGTATACGCATTTGGATTTCCAACATCTCGCGAATGTTTACGACGCCGCTCATCCCAGAGCTAAGAAGAAGGGAGGGGTGCGGGGTGAGGGGTGA
- a CDS encoding DUF484 family protein, translated as MNAAQVAQYLAEHPEFFEEHMELLSNIKLKHPGVGRAIPLVERQVMNLRDKSHKLEGALRDLVNFGEQNDLASERMHRMTLAMLAAPNMISLLQIIDTHLQQDFGLDASAVRVWGGGEGSIVTEQDSANEQAVVFGESLKGPQLSAQPLFETSLWFGGKAAELASYAYVPLRAEEPFGMMVLASKDPARFTPDMGTLYIQRLGELVSMALRRFLEF; from the coding sequence ATGAACGCAGCGCAAGTCGCACAGTATCTGGCGGAGCATCCCGAGTTCTTCGAAGAGCATATGGAATTGCTCTCCAACATCAAGCTCAAGCATCCGGGTGTTGGGCGTGCCATTCCGCTCGTGGAACGGCAAGTCATGAACCTGCGCGATAAGAGCCACAAACTCGAAGGCGCGTTGCGCGACTTGGTTAATTTTGGAGAGCAGAACGATCTCGCATCGGAGCGCATGCATCGCATGACCCTGGCCATGCTGGCCGCGCCGAACATGATCTCGTTGCTGCAAATCATCGACACTCACCTGCAGCAAGACTTTGGTCTTGACGCGAGCGCCGTGCGAGTGTGGGGAGGCGGAGAAGGCTCCATCGTGACGGAGCAGGACAGTGCAAACGAGCAGGCCGTGGTTTTTGGCGAAAGCCTCAAGGGCCCCCAATTAAGTGCTCAACCCTTGTTCGAGACGTCGCTCTGGTTCGGCGGCAAAGCCGCCGAACTGGCCTCCTATGCCTACGTGCCGCTACGCGCCGAAGAGCCTTTCGGCATGATGGTGTTGGCGAGTAAAGATCCCGCACGCTTCACTCCTGACATGGGCACGCTCTACATCCAGCGTCTGGGCGAATTAGTCAGCATGGCCCTGCGCCGCTTTCTGGAGTTCTAG
- a CDS encoding diaminopimelate epimerase, with protein MKIKFTKMQGVGNDFVVFDAVRQKISLTAETVRRISDRHFGVGCDQILLIEPPRLDGTDFFYRIYNSSGAEVEHCGNGARCFLRFVRDKGLTTKTEIRVETANGIIVPKLADHEQVTVDMGAPVFDPSLVPFVAERMARTYPLDVGGTLVEISALSMGNPHAVQVIANVDTAPVEIQGPLIERHARFPRGVNAGFMQIVDRHHIRLRVHERGAGETLACGTGACAAVVAGVQRGLLDSPVEVSTRGGVLCIAWSGATAPVMMTGPAETVFEGEIDL; from the coding sequence GTGAAAATCAAATTCACCAAGATGCAGGGCGTGGGCAACGATTTTGTCGTGTTTGACGCCGTGCGCCAGAAAATCTCCCTCACGGCCGAAACCGTTCGCCGCATCTCGGACCGGCACTTCGGTGTAGGCTGCGACCAAATACTTCTCATCGAGCCGCCGCGCTTGGACGGAACGGATTTCTTCTATCGCATTTACAACTCCTCGGGCGCGGAAGTCGAGCACTGCGGCAACGGGGCACGCTGTTTCCTGCGTTTCGTGCGTGACAAGGGCCTCACCACCAAGACCGAGATTCGCGTGGAGACGGCCAACGGAATCATCGTGCCTAAACTGGCGGATCATGAGCAAGTGACCGTGGACATGGGGGCTCCGGTATTCGATCCCAGTCTCGTCCCTTTCGTGGCCGAGCGCATGGCGAGGACCTATCCGCTCGATGTGGGCGGGACACTGGTGGAAATCAGTGCTTTGTCCATGGGTAACCCGCACGCGGTCCAGGTGATTGCGAACGTGGACACGGCGCCGGTGGAAATCCAAGGGCCGTTGATCGAGCGCCATGCGCGCTTTCCCAGAGGCGTCAATGCGGGCTTCATGCAGATCGTGGACCGCCACCACATCCGGTTACGCGTTCACGAACGCGGGGCGGGCGAAACCTTGGCTTGTGGCACGGGCGCCTGCGCGGCCGTGGTGGCCGGCGTTCAGCGCGGCCTGCTGGATAGTCCCGTGGAAGTAAGCACCCGCGGAGGCGTGCTTTGCATCGCATGGAGTGGTGCAACCGCGCCCGTTATGATGACGGGGCCCGCGGAAACCGTTTTCGAGGGCGAGATCGATCTTTAA
- a CDS encoding GNAT family N-acetyltransferase: MSVQILPLQHADIPELVRLARAIWYAHYPNIISVEQIEYMLAQRYDADAIRRQLESEGYWWHKLLLDDAMIAFSACELSEKPGEMKLDKLYVHQDLHGRGYGSRLLRIAEDLALSRHCHTIYLQVNKNNTLAIRAYERNGYAVRESAAFEIGNGFVMDDHVMEKRVGEA; the protein is encoded by the coding sequence GTGAGCGTCCAAATACTGCCCTTGCAGCATGCGGACATTCCTGAACTTGTGCGTTTAGCGCGCGCGATCTGGTACGCGCACTATCCGAATATCATATCGGTTGAGCAGATAGAATACATGCTCGCCCAGCGCTACGATGCGGACGCGATTCGCCGCCAATTGGAATCGGAAGGATATTGGTGGCATAAGCTTTTGCTCGATGATGCCATGATCGCGTTTTCCGCCTGCGAGTTGTCGGAGAAACCTGGCGAGATGAAGCTGGACAAACTCTACGTACACCAAGACCTGCATGGCCGGGGATACGGCTCCCGGTTGTTGCGTATCGCCGAGGATCTCGCTCTTTCGCGACATTGCCATACGATATATCTACAAGTGAACAAGAACAACACACTCGCCATTCGAGCTTACGAACGTAATGGCTACGCGGTGCGAGAGTCCGCGGCCTTCGAAATCGGCAATGGGTTCGTGATGGACGATCATGTGATGGAAAAGCGGGTGGGTGAGGCGTGA
- a CDS encoding lipid A biosynthesis acyltransferase yields MLTRIALGLLWLLHFLPLRILNPIGQGGGLLFLLLGRERRQVTRANLRLCFPEMTESARNQIMRKHYRIFGRAVLEAGIVWWGSARRIQRLVQVEGEEHFGALGEKRSIGLVPHFAGIEHLGIRMSTDRKGMGIYAHQKNRTFDRFLLRVRTRFPGTRMISRQDGVKTILRGFRDGHYLQISPDMDLGPKDSLFVPFFGFPAATVTALPRMAKLTGAAIVPVVVRQLPKGKGYKVQVYPAWEDYPTDDVEADVRRMNTFIEERIREMPEQYLWMHKRFKTRPPGEPRIY; encoded by the coding sequence ATGCTGACTCGTATCGCCCTGGGCCTCCTGTGGCTGTTGCATTTTCTGCCCCTTCGCATACTCAATCCCATAGGACAAGGGGGCGGATTGTTGTTCCTGCTGCTGGGAAGAGAGCGCCGCCAAGTGACGCGCGCTAACCTGCGCTTGTGCTTTCCCGAGATGACCGAGAGCGCCCGCAACCAAATCATGCGAAAGCATTACCGGATTTTCGGGCGGGCCGTGCTGGAAGCCGGCATAGTCTGGTGGGGCTCGGCGCGGCGTATTCAACGTCTGGTTCAGGTCGAGGGAGAAGAACACTTTGGGGCCTTGGGTGAAAAGCGCAGCATTGGGCTCGTCCCGCATTTTGCGGGGATCGAGCACCTTGGAATTCGCATGAGCACGGACCGAAAAGGTATGGGGATCTACGCGCACCAAAAGAACAGGACCTTCGACCGGTTCCTACTGCGGGTGCGCACGCGCTTCCCAGGGACCCGGATGATCTCGCGGCAGGATGGCGTCAAGACGATTCTGCGCGGATTTCGCGATGGCCATTATCTACAGATCTCGCCCGACATGGACCTGGGGCCGAAGGATTCATTGTTCGTCCCGTTTTTTGGATTCCCCGCGGCCACGGTCACTGCCTTGCCTCGCATGGCGAAACTCACTGGCGCGGCCATCGTGCCGGTGGTCGTACGCCAGCTCCCAAAGGGCAAGGGCTATAAGGTGCAGGTGTATCCCGCCTGGGAGGACTATCCGACGGATGACGTGGAGGCGGACGTGCGACGTATGAATACCTTCATCGAAGAACGCATCCGCGAGATGCCCGAACAATATCTGTGGATGCACAAGCGGTTCAAGACCCGCCCGCCGGGTGAACCGAGGATCTATTAG
- a CDS encoding lysophospholipid acyltransferase family protein yields the protein MLILILRLVARLPLRWFHALGGVLGWVAYLSSKVYAQRLRENLLRSKVWSSPEEYEALLKQCIAETGRGALEMIPVWFRRPEKVAPLIKRFAGVEEVIALHTARKGVILLTPHLGCFEATAAELARFVPLTVLYKKSRMLWLEKLIVAGRERGQERLAPADLSGVRALFRALRNGEAIGILPDQAPGAGEGVWVEFFGRPAYTMSLVGRLIEATGAVVYIAFCRRLPRGEGYDVELTRVEDDLRGEAGILAMNLVIERTVRRCPAQYLWSYNRYKHPAGAPLPPE from the coding sequence ATGCTAATTCTCATCCTGCGTCTGGTTGCCAGGCTACCGTTGCGCTGGTTTCACGCACTGGGCGGCGTGCTAGGCTGGGTGGCGTACCTGTCATCCAAGGTGTACGCCCAGCGCTTACGCGAGAACCTGCTTCGCAGCAAAGTGTGGTCATCGCCGGAAGAGTATGAAGCGCTGTTGAAGCAATGTATAGCGGAAACCGGGCGGGGAGCTTTAGAGATGATACCGGTATGGTTTCGGCGCCCAGAAAAAGTGGCCCCCTTGATCAAGCGGTTCGCCGGCGTCGAGGAGGTCATCGCATTGCATACGGCCCGCAAGGGCGTGATCCTCCTAACGCCCCATCTAGGTTGCTTCGAGGCTACCGCCGCCGAATTAGCGCGCTTTGTTCCTCTAACGGTGCTCTACAAGAAATCCAGAATGCTTTGGCTGGAAAAGCTCATTGTCGCTGGCCGGGAACGGGGACAGGAACGGCTCGCTCCCGCGGACCTCAGCGGTGTGCGCGCGCTCTTTCGCGCGCTGCGCAACGGGGAAGCCATTGGCATCCTGCCCGATCAGGCACCCGGCGCCGGAGAAGGCGTTTGGGTGGAGTTTTTTGGCCGCCCGGCCTACACCATGTCGCTGGTGGGCCGGTTGATCGAGGCCACCGGTGCGGTGGTGTACATCGCCTTTTGCAGGCGCTTGCCGCGAGGCGAAGGCTACGACGTCGAGCTCACGCGTGTGGAAGACGATCTGCGCGGAGAAGCCGGCATCTTGGCCATGAACCTGGTCATCGAGCGTACGGTGCGCCGCTGCCCCGCGCAATACCTGTGGAGCTACAACCGGTACAAGCATCCCGCCGGAGCCCCATTACCCCCCGAGTAG
- a CDS encoding methionine adenosyltransferase: protein MSEYLFTSESVSEGHPDKVADQISDAVLDAILAQDPTSRVAAETLVNTGLVVMAGEITTNAVVDFQQVARDTIKRIGYDNTEYGIDYRGCAVLIAYDKQSPDISQGVTEGQGLNLEQGAGDQGLMFGYACDETRVYMPMAIYLAHRLVERQSELRRDGRLPWLRPDAKSQVTLRYVDGKPESVDTVVLSTQHAPEMQHKQIEEAVIENIIKPVLPKNLVKGNIRYLVNPTGRFVIGGPQGDCGLTGRKIIVDTYGGAAPHGGGAFSGKDPSKVDRSAAYAARYVAKNIVAAGLATKCQLQVSYAIGVAKPTSVMVTTFGTGKIPDEKIAQLVDKHFDLRPKGIVQMLDLLRPIYLKTAAYGHFGRDEPEFTWEAMDKVEALKADAGVKEAVTT from the coding sequence ATGAGCGAGTACTTGTTTACGTCGGAGTCGGTGTCGGAAGGGCATCCGGACAAAGTGGCGGATCAAATTTCGGACGCGGTGCTGGACGCGATCTTAGCTCAGGACCCTACCTCCCGGGTAGCCGCCGAAACGCTGGTCAACACCGGATTGGTGGTGATGGCGGGCGAAATCACCACCAATGCCGTGGTGGATTTCCAGCAAGTGGCGCGCGATACCATCAAGCGCATCGGTTACGACAACACGGAATACGGCATCGACTACAGGGGCTGTGCCGTACTGATAGCCTACGACAAGCAATCGCCGGACATCTCCCAGGGCGTCACCGAAGGGCAAGGTCTCAACCTCGAACAAGGGGCGGGCGATCAAGGCTTGATGTTTGGCTACGCCTGCGACGAGACGCGGGTCTACATGCCCATGGCCATTTACCTGGCGCACCGCTTGGTCGAACGCCAGTCCGAATTGCGCCGCGATGGGCGCCTACCGTGGCTTAGGCCGGACGCCAAGTCCCAAGTGACGCTGCGCTATGTGGATGGCAAACCCGAGTCCGTGGATACCGTGGTGCTCTCCACCCAGCACGCGCCGGAGATGCAGCACAAGCAGATCGAAGAGGCGGTTATCGAGAACATCATCAAACCGGTGCTGCCCAAGAACCTCGTCAAAGGCAATATCCGCTATCTGGTGAATCCAACGGGCCGTTTTGTCATCGGCGGACCGCAAGGTGATTGCGGTCTCACGGGGCGCAAAATCATCGTCGACACCTACGGTGGCGCGGCTCCCCATGGCGGTGGCGCCTTCTCCGGAAAAGATCCGTCCAAGGTGGACCGCTCCGCCGCCTACGCCGCGCGCTATGTGGCCAAGAACATCGTGGCCGCGGGATTGGCCACCAAGTGCCAGCTTCAAGTGTCCTACGCCATCGGCGTGGCCAAACCCACCAGCGTGATGGTAACGACCTTTGGCACCGGCAAGATCCCCGATGAGAAAATTGCCCAGCTCGTGGACAAACATTTCGATCTGCGTCCCAAGGGCATCGTGCAAATGCTCGACCTGCTGCGCCCCATCTATCTCAAGACAGCCGCCTACGGCCACTTCGGCCGCGATGAACCGGAGTTCACTTGGGAGGCGATGGATAAGGTCGAGGCGCTGAAGGCCGATGCGGGAGTCAAGGAAGCCGTGACGACGTAA
- a CDS encoding type II toxin-antitoxin system VapC family toxin — MRALDTNVLARFFIDDADDEQAALQRPLATQAMSQRVLVSVTVLLEFEWVMRGFYALPRGEISKVLRALSGIEHVTLENRDAIHTALDGFDKGLDFADALHLALSHRAAGFTTFDRRLASRARKLKTLPPVEILA; from the coding sequence ATGAGAGCGCTCGATACGAATGTATTGGCGAGGTTCTTTATCGACGATGCCGACGATGAACAAGCGGCCTTGCAGCGCCCCCTTGCAACGCAGGCCATGTCGCAGCGCGTTCTTGTTTCGGTTACGGTCTTGCTGGAATTCGAGTGGGTCATGCGAGGCTTTTATGCTCTGCCGCGCGGGGAGATTTCCAAAGTACTCCGTGCCCTGTCGGGCATTGAGCACGTAACTTTGGAAAACCGCGACGCGATACACACTGCGCTCGACGGTTTCGATAAAGGGCTCGACTTTGCCGATGCGTTGCATTTGGCGCTCAGCCACCGGGCTGCCGGGTTCACCACGTTCGACCGGCGTCTAGCCAGCCGGGCAAGGAAGTTGAAAACGCTTCCGCCCGTGGAAATACTTGCCTAG
- a CDS encoding AbrB/MazE/SpoVT family DNA-binding domain-containing protein codes for MLVSSKGQVVLPAAIRRRLGLGAGTRLEIIEERDGLKLRVLRTVPKEDVTRLAGMIRAPSKGVPRRLEDFDPSSLLARRAQGKK; via the coding sequence ATTCTTGTTTCCTCCAAAGGGCAGGTCGTGCTGCCGGCCGCCATCAGGCGGCGCCTGGGACTTGGCGCGGGCACCAGGCTGGAAATTATCGAAGAACGGGATGGCTTGAAGCTTCGAGTTCTACGAACCGTACCGAAGGAGGATGTCACCCGGCTTGCGGGAATGATCCGCGCTCCTTCCAAGGGAGTGCCGCGGCGCCTAGAGGACTTCGACCCCTCGTCATTGCTGGCCCGGAGAGCCCAAGGAAAGAAATGA
- a CDS encoding adenosylhomocysteinase, with amino-acid sequence MSAVLKPSPSFTDYKVADLSLAGWGRKEIRIAETEMPGLMAIREEYAATQPLRGARITGSLHMTIQTAVLIETLRALGAEVRWASCNIYSTQDHAAAAIAVSAVPVYAYKGESLTEYWDYTHKIFEWPDGDYSNMILDDGGDATLLLHHGARAETDASLLNHPGSEEETVLFASIKAKLAKEPKWYSTRLAKIKGVTEETTTGVKRLYQMAKDGTLKFPAINVNDSVTKSKFDNLYGCRESLVDGIKRATDVMVAGKVAVVAGYGDVGKGSAQALRALSAQVWVTEIDPICALQAAMEGYRVVTMDYAADKADIFVSAAGNFHVITHEHMKKMKDQAIVCNIGHFDNEIDIAALKQYQWENIKPQVDHVIFPGGKRIILLAEGRLVNLGCGTGHPSYVMSSSFANQTIAQIELFNNPERYPIGVYVLPKHLDEKVARLQLKKLNAQLTELTDAQARYIGVSKSGPYKAEHYRY; translated from the coding sequence ATGTCCGCAGTGCTAAAACCAAGCCCTTCCTTCACCGATTACAAGGTCGCCGACCTTTCCTTGGCCGGCTGGGGCCGCAAGGAAATCAGGATCGCTGAGACGGAGATGCCTGGCCTCATGGCGATTCGCGAGGAATACGCGGCCACCCAGCCGTTGCGGGGGGCACGCATCACAGGCTCCTTGCATATGACCATTCAAACGGCGGTGCTGATCGAAACGCTACGCGCCCTGGGCGCGGAAGTGCGCTGGGCGTCTTGCAACATCTACTCGACTCAGGATCACGCCGCCGCCGCCATCGCCGTGAGCGCCGTTCCGGTCTACGCCTACAAAGGCGAGTCCTTGACCGAGTACTGGGACTACACCCATAAGATTTTCGAGTGGCCCGACGGCGATTACTCCAACATGATTCTGGACGATGGCGGCGATGCGACCTTATTGCTGCATCACGGCGCGCGTGCGGAGACGGACGCTTCCCTCTTGAACCACCCTGGCAGTGAAGAGGAAACCGTGCTGTTCGCCTCGATCAAGGCGAAACTCGCGAAGGAGCCCAAGTGGTATTCCACCAGGTTAGCCAAGATCAAGGGAGTCACCGAGGAAACCACGACGGGCGTGAAGCGCTTATACCAAATGGCCAAGGACGGCACGCTCAAATTCCCCGCCATCAACGTCAACGACTCGGTGACTAAGAGCAAGTTCGATAACTTATACGGTTGCCGCGAGTCCCTGGTGGATGGCATCAAGCGCGCCACCGACGTCATGGTGGCGGGCAAGGTCGCCGTGGTCGCGGGTTATGGCGACGTGGGCAAGGGTTCGGCTCAGGCGCTGCGAGCGCTCTCCGCGCAAGTTTGGGTGACGGAGATCGATCCCATCTGCGCGCTGCAAGCAGCCATGGAAGGCTACCGGGTCGTCACCATGGATTACGCGGCTGATAAAGCCGACATCTTCGTCAGCGCCGCCGGAAACTTTCATGTGATCACCCACGAGCACATGAAGAAGATGAAGGACCAAGCCATTGTGTGCAACATCGGCCATTTCGATAACGAGATCGACATCGCGGCGTTGAAGCAATACCAGTGGGAGAACATCAAGCCGCAGGTGGATCACGTGATCTTCCCCGGCGGCAAACGCATCATCTTGCTGGCCGAAGGCCGCTTGGTGAACCTGGGCTGCGGCACTGGCCATCCTTCCTACGTGATGAGCTCTTCCTTCGCCAACCAAACCATCGCCCAGATCGAGTTATTCAACAACCCCGAGCGCTATCCCATCGGTGTCTACGTTTTGCCGAAGCACCTCGACGAAAAGGTCGCGCGCCTGCAATTGAAGAAGCTCAACGCGCAGTTGACCGAGCTGACCGACGCCCAAGCGCGTTATATCGGCGTGAGCAAGTCGGGGCCGTATAAGGCGGAGCACTATCGGTATTAG
- a CDS encoding four helix bundle protein has translation MSRDHHRLLAWQKTMELVTEVYKISAVFPREDLYGLTSQIRRAAVSVPSNIAEGVARQGSKEYLHFLTVARGSLSELETQLLVARNLGYLQEDSAIFTRVEEVFALLGGLIKAIRGRVKPQDSR, from the coding sequence GTGTCGCGTGATCATCATCGATTGCTTGCATGGCAAAAGACAATGGAGTTGGTTACCGAGGTCTATAAGATAAGCGCGGTATTTCCAAGAGAAGACCTCTACGGATTGACCTCGCAGATTCGGCGGGCCGCTGTATCCGTTCCAAGCAATATCGCGGAAGGCGTGGCCCGCCAAGGAAGCAAGGAGTACCTGCATTTTCTGACGGTGGCTCGTGGCTCTCTAAGTGAACTAGAGACTCAGTTGTTGGTGGCGCGCAATCTTGGGTACCTTCAAGAAGACTCCGCCATCTTTACAAGGGTGGAAGAGGTGTTTGCCTTATTAGGGGGTCTCATCAAAGCAATTCGTGGACGAGTGAAGCCGCAGGATTCTAGATGA
- the metF gene encoding methylenetetrahydrofolate reductase [NAD(P)H] — protein sequence MNSLRLTFSFEFFPPQTEEGAQKLRVARTQLAQLKPAFFSVTYGAGGSTQERTISTVLEINSEGLEVAPHMSCVGSSKAKVREIVDHYREAGIRRVVALRGDLPSGMVEAGEFRYAIDLVAFLRESYSEDIHIEVAAYPEYHPQARSAQEDLLNFKRKVDAGANTAITQYFYNPDAYFAFADECQAMGISIPIIPGIMPITRFSQLARFSDACGAEIPRWIRRKLEGYGDDLDSIRSFGLDVVTDLCDRLLQGGAPGLHFYTLNQAGPASTIWQRLGLS from the coding sequence ATGAACTCCTTACGCCTCACGTTTTCCTTCGAATTCTTCCCCCCTCAAACCGAGGAAGGCGCGCAAAAACTGCGTGTGGCGCGCACACAGCTTGCGCAGTTGAAACCGGCCTTCTTCTCGGTGACCTACGGCGCTGGCGGCTCCACGCAAGAGCGCACCATCAGCACCGTGCTCGAAATCAATTCAGAAGGCCTTGAGGTCGCGCCTCACATGTCTTGCGTGGGAAGCAGCAAGGCCAAGGTGCGCGAGATCGTTGACCACTACCGCGAGGCTGGAATCCGCCGCGTGGTGGCCTTGCGCGGCGATCTTCCTTCGGGCATGGTCGAGGCGGGAGAGTTTCGCTACGCCATCGATCTGGTGGCTTTTTTGCGGGAAAGCTACAGTGAGGATATCCATATCGAAGTGGCGGCTTATCCTGAGTACCACCCGCAGGCGCGTAGCGCGCAAGAGGATTTACTTAACTTCAAGCGCAAGGTTGACGCCGGCGCGAATACCGCGATCACCCAGTATTTCTACAACCCCGACGCTTATTTCGCCTTCGCCGACGAATGCCAGGCGATGGGCATCAGTATCCCCATCATTCCGGGCATCATGCCCATCACGCGCTTCTCTCAACTCGCTCGGTTTTCCGACGCTTGTGGCGCGGAAATTCCCCGCTGGATTCGCCGCAAGCTGGAGGGCTATGGGGACGACCTGGATTCCATCCGGTCTTTTGGTTTGGATGTAGTCACCGATCTATGCGACCGGCTCCTGCAAGGCGGTGCCCCCGGATTGCACTTCTATACGCTCAACCAGGCGGGACCGGCGTCGACCATATGGCAAAGACTCGGGCTGAGCTAG
- a CDS encoding pilus assembly protein, translated as MTRILADTGPLVAYFNSRDTWHEWAVEQMSTFSAPLMTCEPVITEACFLIHRGGGRSGDLVRKVSEGVLKIGIDLAKESASIEALLTRYHDTPMSLADACMVRLSECYADCRVFTLDSDFEHYRRNGRQLIPLVRPV; from the coding sequence GTGACCCGTATTCTCGCCGATACAGGTCCGTTGGTCGCGTACTTCAATTCCCGGGACACTTGGCATGAGTGGGCCGTCGAGCAAATGAGCACGTTCTCGGCACCTTTGATGACATGCGAGCCAGTTATTACCGAAGCCTGCTTCCTGATCCATCGTGGCGGCGGGCGGTCCGGAGATCTGGTTAGAAAAGTAAGCGAAGGAGTGCTTAAAATTGGCATTGATCTGGCAAAGGAATCGGCCAGCATCGAAGCGCTACTGACCCGGTATCACGATACTCCCATGTCTCTGGCCGATGCCTGCATGGTACGGCTTTCGGAATGCTACGCTGACTGCCGCGTTTTTACCTTGGATTCCGATTTCGAACACTACCGGCGTAACGGACGCCAACTCATTCCGCTGGTGCGTCCAGTTTAG
- a CDS encoding CopG family transcriptional regulator, whose amino-acid sequence MKTLTVKLPETLASWLSYRAKQLGRPQSELVREALEQARRGTGSVSCHDLMADVCGSVPGPKDLSTNPKHMDGFGK is encoded by the coding sequence ATGAAGACCCTGACAGTTAAACTCCCCGAAACGCTCGCATCTTGGCTTTCTTACCGCGCAAAGCAATTAGGACGGCCACAGTCCGAACTCGTTCGCGAGGCACTCGAGCAAGCGCGGCGCGGGACGGGGAGCGTTAGCTGCCACGATCTCATGGCCGACGTGTGCGGGAGCGTTCCGGGTCCGAAGGATCTTTCGACGAATCCAAAGCACATGGACGGCTTCGGCAAGTGA
- a CDS encoding DNA-3-methyladenine glycosylase 2 family protein — protein MNSERFKSEVQEGEAFLVRADPLLKKLIRAHGPCTMCPNWKRSPYEALVRAIMYQQLNGKAAATIMARFIGLFPGSRFPVPNLVLAKTDEQLRSAGLSRQKVTYIRDVATKALAGVIPTHRRGLMSREDEELIKTFTQAKGVGRWTVEMMLMFSLGRLDILPVDDFGVRAGYSKAKKLDAMIAPRELGLIGQRWAPYRSVAAWYMWRATEA, from the coding sequence ATGAATAGCGAAAGATTCAAATCCGAGGTGCAAGAGGGCGAGGCTTTTCTCGTTCGCGCAGATCCCTTGCTGAAAAAACTAATCCGTGCTCACGGGCCTTGCACGATGTGCCCCAATTGGAAGCGCTCGCCCTACGAAGCGTTGGTGCGGGCCATCATGTACCAGCAACTCAACGGCAAGGCGGCGGCCACGATCATGGCGCGCTTCATAGGATTGTTTCCCGGATCGCGCTTTCCCGTGCCGAACCTCGTATTGGCGAAGACCGACGAGCAGTTACGTTCAGCCGGATTGTCGCGGCAGAAAGTGACCTACATACGCGACGTGGCCACCAAGGCGCTGGCGGGCGTAATACCCACCCACCGCCGGGGATTGATGAGCCGGGAAGACGAAGAACTCATCAAGACCTTCACCCAGGCCAAAGGCGTGGGCCGTTGGACCGTGGAAATGATGCTGATGTTTTCCCTCGGCCGCCTGGATATTCTGCCTGTGGACGACTTTGGTGTGCGCGCCGGATACAGCAAAGCGAAAAAGCTGGACGCGATGATCGCTCCGAGAGAACTAGGCCTCATCGGCCAGCGCTGGGCGCCTTACCGCTCCGTCGCGGCCTGGTATATGTGGCGCGCGACGGAGGCGTGA